One Catharus ustulatus isolate bCatUst1 chromosome 20, bCatUst1.pri.v2, whole genome shotgun sequence DNA window includes the following coding sequences:
- the HEXD gene encoding hexosaminidase D codes for MRSARLALACPPACLGNALGHRQGVGGSSAEPGAAEGRHRDTGTPEHWDSRARPGSAGTAGQGQRQPSRVCWDSAAAGQSNRSQSMRRRLVHLDLKGAAPRAQYLEQVLPLLHALGATGLLLEYEDTFPYTGPLEPLQAPHAYSPAELRALLSRARAQGLDVVPLVQSFGHMEFVLKHREFAHLREVKALPNALNPHKEESLALVKAMIDQVMALHEDLQWFHIGCDEVYYLGEGEESKQWLQQQDNTPEKLCLSHIKAVATCLASSYPTVTPIVWDDMLRGMSEETLAESGVPQLVQPMIWDYAADIDVEGKVQLIEKYRRCGFSKVWFASAFKGATGANQSLTLIGHHLRNQLEWLQVASRSPEDVVEGIALTGWQRYDHFSVLCELLPVAIPSLAVCLQTLKNGGYSEKVKENVEKLLGMSNLEVDTFMSTSLGTFPGSNILTLVTQVSFYLKSSVDELLERNRYVTGWFSPYHRKRKIIHPIIIHHFQPDALSLLSKWNAVLQDLQAAMEQVFHRCAIEEWMEENVHPSLQKLQQVVDDLDEAIKAQN; via the exons ATGCGCTCGGCGCGCCTCGCCCTGGCCTGCCCGCCTGCCTGCTTGGGGAACGCGCTCGGCCACCGACAGGGAGTGGGAGGATCCAGCGCAGAGCCGGGAGCGGCGGAGGGACGGCaccgggacacggggacaccggaacactgggacagcagggcGCGGCCGGGCAGTGCCGGGACAGCGGGGCAGGGACAGCGGCAGCcgagcagggtgtgctgggaCTCCGCGGCGGCAGGCCAAAGCAATCGAAGCCAGAGCATGCGGCGGCGCCTGGTGCACCTGGACCTGAAGGGCGCCGCGCCGCGCGCGCAgtacctggagcag GTGCTGCCGCTGCTCCACGCCCTGGGTGCCACCGGGCTGCTGCTGGAATATGAGGACACCTTCCCGTACACGGGGCCGCTGGAGCCGCTGCAGGCCCCCCACGCCTACAG ccccgcggagCTCCGGGCGCTGCTGAGCCGGGCGCGGGCACAGGGCCTGGACGTGGTGCCGCTGGTGCAGAGCTTCGGGCACATGGAG TTTGTGCTGAAGCACAGGGAGTTTGCCCATCTGCGGGAGGTGAAGGCGCTGCCCAACGCCCTGAACCCACACAAGGAGGAGTCACTGGCACTGGTCAAAGCCATGATTGACCAGGTCATGGCCCTGCACGAGGACTTACAGTGGTTTCACATCGGATGTGATGAG GTCTACTACCTTGGTGAAGGAGAGGAGTcaaagcagtggctgcagcagcaagacaacactccagagaagctgtgcttATCTCACATAAAAGCAGTTGCCACTTGTTTGGCCTCATCCTACCCCACGGTGACACCCATCGTGTGGGATGACATGCTCAGGGGCATGAGTGAGGAAACACTGGCAG AGTCCGGGGTCCCCCAGCTGGTGCAGCCCATGATCTGGGACTATGCAGCAGACATCGACGTGGAGGGCAAAG TGCAGCTCATAGAGAAGTACCGCAGGTGTGGCTTCTCCAAGGTGTGGTTTGCAAGTGCCTTCAAGGGAGCCACGGGAGCAAATCAGTCCCTGACACTGATTGGGCACCACCTCAGGAACCAGCTGGAGTGGCTGCaggtggccagcaggagccctgAGGATGTCGTGGAAGGTATCGCGCTGACCGGCTGGCAGAG GTATGATCACTTCTCTGTTTTGTGTGAGCTTCTTCCTGTGGCAATtccatccctggctgtgtgtcTGCAGACACTAAAGAATG GTGGCTATTCTGAAAAGGTtaaagaaaatgtggaaaaactcCTGGGAATGTCTAACCTGGAAGTTGATACTTTCATGAG CACAAGTCTGGGGACCTTTCCTGGGAGCAATATCCTCACACTTGTGACACAAGTGAGTTTCTACCTCAAGTCATCAGTGGATGAACTTCTGGAAAGGAACAG GTATGTCACAGGCTGGTTCAGCCCCTaccacaggaaaaggaagattaTCCATCCTATCATAATCCACCACTTCCAGCCAGATGCACTCAG TCTCCTCTCCAAGTGGAATGCTGTGCTGCAAGACCTCCAAGCAGCCATGGAGCAAGTTTTCCACAGGTGTGCTATAGAGGAATGGATGGAGGAGAATGTCCACCCCAGCCTACAGAAACTGCAGCAAGTGGTGGATGACTTAGATGAAGCaataaaagcacaaaattaG